The Armatimonadota bacterium genomic interval TGTATGGCTTGAAGCCGGATGGGACAGCCTTGTGGTCCACACCGTTCTATACAAACGGCGGCATCTTCCGCGCCTCTCCGGCGTTCGGAAACGGAAGAGTGTACATCACCGGGGGAAACTACGACTGGAACCTTCACGCCATAGACGCCGCCACGGGCAGTCTCGCATGGGATGCGCCGATGCGCCCTGTGCCGGATCCGGACACTCTGAGCCCGTTTGACTACAAGAACGCCATCATCTCGAGCGCGGCCGCCGACGGCAATTTCATCTGCCTGGCCGGCGGCTACTGCAATAACCTTGGTACGTCCCAACTCTACGCATACCGCGACGATGGCGCCACCGGCACGCTCCTGTGGAAGACGCCGCTGCCGAACAGGTCCCAGCAGTACCTTTCATCGCCCGCCGTCACGCCTTCGTCGGTGATCGTGGGCGTGGCCGCCGCCACGGACCCGGCGCATCCCACCTGGCCAACCGGGCGGGTGTACGTTGCGGATCGGACCACCGGCGCGACGGTCTGGTACTCGGCCGGAAGCAGCGCCTATACCGGCGGTCCGATTCTGGCTTCGCCCGCTGTGTCCGGCGACCTTGTGGTTGTGGGTGACACGAGCGGGCTGGTGTCGGCATACCAGGCCGTGCCCGGCGGCGATGCGGATGGCGACGGCGTCGTGACGGTGCTCGACGCCGTGAACTTGATGAATGTTTCCAGCGGGGACGGAATCGGAAGCCCGATGCAGACCCTTCGGGCCGACGTCTATCCTCGGGACACGGTATCCCCCGACGCGCTGCGATCGTTTGGGGACGGAAAGATCACCCCGGGTGACGTGGATCGCGTCCTCGCCCGCGCGGTTGGACTGGAACTCGACCTGCCGTAACGACGTTATTTTAGTGTCGGTGGTTGAAGTGCGATGGGCCGGCGAGTCAATGGCGATTCGCCGGCCCATCACCGCGAGCGCAGCACTACAATCCCTTATCACCTTTCGAAAGGACACCTCCCCCAATGGCGGAAACCGCAATGAAGTACAGGCGCCTCGGTCGCGCCGGCATGCAAGTCTCAGAGGTCGCACTCGGGAGCTGGCTCACTTACGGCAATGCCGTGGGAGACGACACGGCCGCGCAATGCGTGAGAACGGCCTACGACCTTGGCGTCAACTTTTTCGACACCGCGAACGTGTATGCAAGGGGCGAAGCGGAACTCGTCTACGGGAAGGTTCTGCGTGAATACCCGCGTGACACAATCGTGGTGGCCACCAAGGTCTACTTTCCGATGCGACCCGGCCCCAACGGCTCCGGCCTCGGCCGGAAGCACATCCGGGAGCAGATCGACGCCAGTCTCCAGCGCCTCGGAATGGACTATCTCGACCTTTACCAGTGTCATCGCTGGGACGCCAACACCCCGGTCGAAGAGACCATCCTGGCCCTGGAAGACCTTGTGAAGGCGGGCAAGATCCTGTACTACGGCGTGAGCGAGTGGAGCGCCGAGCAGATTGAGCAGGGGCAGAACGTGGCGCGGTCCCGCGGCCTCTACGGGATGGTCAGCAACCAGCCTTACTACAACATGCTGGGGCGATCGATCGAGCGCGAAGTCATCCCCACTTGCGAACGGCACGGGATCGGGCAGGTAATCTTCTCGCCTTTGGCGCAGGGCGTTCTCACGGGCAAGTACCGGCCCGGTGAGCCGGCGCCGGCGGGCACGCGCGCCACCGACGAGAAAATGAGCATCTTCATGCGGCCGGGCGAAGGGGCGATGAGCGATGAGTCCCTGGCGCGCGTGCAGAGACTGGCCCCGATTGCGGCCCGCCTCGGCGTCAGCATGGCCCAGATGGCGCTGGCGTGGATTTTGCGTCTGCCCAATATCAGCAGCGTCATCGTGGGAGCCAGCCGGCCCGAACAGGTCAAGCAGAACGCGGCGGCCAGCGGAATCACCCTGGACGAGGCAACGTTGGCCGAAATCGAAGGCGTTCTGGGCTCCTGACTCGATTGTTACAGCGCCTGGAAAGCGCGGCGCGACTCCCGGATCTTCGCTCGCGCCGCGCTATTCCAGCCCGCTCCAGAGTTTCATCAGGCGCACCGCCTCTGCCACCGTTACCGCGCCACCCGCGAACTGGGCCTGGTCAACCGTTCCCTTAGCTAAGCCGCCCGCTACCTTGAGCGCCGTCGGCACTTCGACAGGGAACACGGCCGGCGCGGTGTAATGCGCCTTGAGCCAATAGACCGGTTTCGGGTCGGCGGCGGGGGTATCGAACGCCTCGATGAAGAAGGTGCAGAAGCCGGATGCCGGCGGAGTGTACGTAAACCCGCCGCCCTGGGGACCGGCCTTGGTGAACGAAGACGTTGCCACCGTCGCGCCCGCGGGGTCGATCAGCGTGACGTCGAGGCGCGTGGTATCGGTCCAGGCCGGGTCGGTGTGATACCACAGTTCAAGCCTGATCGGCTTCCCCGCCTGCGCCCAGATGGATGCCACCTTGTTGGCGACTCCCATTTCAGCGGGGCGGATGTCCAGGTCCGTAGCGCCGGCGAATTCCTGGGTGGTTTCCCGTGGTCCCGCGGCGGCGTGCGGCGGGCCGGTGATCCCGTCCCTGGCATAACAGACGTAACCCGCGCCGCCGGCGTTGGCCGGGATCGTGATGGTCGCGTTGCCGGCGCCGTCCGTCGTGACGTTGGGCGCGTGCCCTGTGTAGTCTTTTAGCGTGATGTTGGCGCCAAAGGCGGTCGCTACCGCCACCGTTTGCGCTGAAGCCCCATTGTCGTTCAGGCCGACCAGCAGGTTATCGTGTCCCACCTCGTTCCCCATGCGCTCATAGGCGAAGACGTCGCCGGACTTCCACCGCTGCTGAGTGCGCCCGTAGGCGATTTTCTCGTGGATCCAGATCAGGGGGTCCACCGCGGGCTTCAGGCCGTAGCAGCCCGCTTCCGTGGAGTAATCGCGGTAGAAGACGCACGGATAACCTTCGTTCGTGAGGATATATGAGTAGGCGAGCATTTTGTTGGCCGTGATCGGATCGCTCACGTCGGTATCGTGGTTCTCCACGAACGTCACGGCATGAAACGGGTCCACTCCAACGAGGCCGGCGTGGTCCAGGGACGCCATGTTGAACGCGCCGCCGCCGGAACACATCGCCTTCAACTGGTACCTTAGCGGAAAGTCGAACGCGCTGCACCGGTTGTTCATCCCCCCGGCGCCGTTCACCCAGCGCTGGACCTTGCCCAGGTTGCCGTCATAATACTCGCCGAACGCGAGTTTTCCGGCCATCGCTCCCGTGGAGAGGAACGATGACAGCCAGTCAGTGCTGATCCCCTTCACGTAGTCGAGGCGGTAACCATCGGCGTCCAGAGCCTTAGTCAGCCAGTCGCCCGCATTGTTGAGGCCGTTCCACAGATAGCGGTTGGGGGTGGTGGAATTGACCGGCGCGAGGTCCGCCCCGAACGGGCTGGATGCTTCCAGTCCGGCGTCACCCGGATCCCAATCCGCCGGCACGTTGGGATCCTGCGGCACGAATATCAGGGGGGACGGGTTGAAATGGAAATCGCCGGGGTTCTTCTCAAAACGTCCGCCCGGGTAATGGCCGTATGCGTCCACGTATCTGAACTGGCGATTGCCGGAGTCACCGTCACGGTGGTTCTCCACGACGTCCAAATAGATATCAAGGTTGTTGGCCTTCAGCAACGCGCACAGACGCTGCAGTTGCTGCCGCGTGCCGTAGCGCGTGGACCCGTTCTGGGGGCTATGCTGCCACTTCGAGCCGATATCGTAATCGTCTAACGGATCGTAGCCCATGGAGACGCCGCCGTTGGCGCCCTTGATGGCCGGCGGCAGCCAGACGGCAGTGAATCCGGCCGTGGAGAGCGAGTGCGCTCGAGCCGCCAGATTGTCCCACCAGAACGTGCTCCGGTAGTTGGGGTCGCTCGTGGCGACGTTGGGGGTCGGGACGTCCTTGTAGAAGCCCTGGAGCATCACGCCCGCATCGACCGGCGTCCGGGCGCCAACAAGGGCGATCGCCAGAACGGCCGCCACCACGGTCTGAATACGTATTCCGGCAATTGCCATACCGCGCTCCAGTCAGAGAATGGGATAGTCCATTATACCACAGGCTGGCACGCGGAACGGAGTGCGGATACGCTGACACACGCGGCACCCCGGCCCGATTCCTCACATGCCGGCGTCGCTGAGCGCCTTCGCCGCCAGGAGTTCGTCAAGGAATCGCGCCGATTTGAGCGGCCGGTCCGTGTGGTAGGCGAGGAACGTGCGAACCATTCGCAACAGATGGACCCTCGCCTGCGTCGTCATCTCGATGCGGGACGCACGCGGCATCTCCGAGGCGAGCATCTTCCTCGCCGCATCGATGGCGTCGGCGGATACAGTGAAGGCGTCCCTGGCGGCGGTGCGGCAATCACCGCAGACTACCCCGCCCATCGTCGGGCTGAATGCCGCGAATGCCTTGCCCTCGCCGTGGCAGCGGGCGCAGACGTCCAGCGACGGCGTATAGCCCGAGACCGCCATCATGTGGAGGGTGAAGGCGGTGACGACCAGGTCCGGCTCTTCCAGGGCGCTGAGGACGTACAGCCCGGCGAGCAGAAGGTCGAAAACTTCCGCGTTCGGGTGCCGTTCTTCGGTGAGGTGGTCGGTTAGCTCCGCCATGTAGCTTGCGGCGGCGATTTTGTGGAGGCTGGAGCGAATTCCGGGGAACGCCTCACGGACATCGACCTGCGTGACGACGTCGAGGTGCAGCCCGACGGCGAAGAGGACGCGGCAATACCCGAAAAGCTCTGTGGCGCCGGCAAGGCGGGAGGCGGGGCGCCGCGAGCCTTTCGCCACGGCGCTGACCTTGCCCAACTCGCGGGTGAGGAACGTGACGATTTTATCTGTCTCGGCCAGGTTGATGCGCCGCAGCACGATGGCGTTGGCGCGGTATACGCGAGGGGAAGGCATAGGGAGTGAGTTCCGGGTTCCGAGTTCCTAGTTGCGGGTTCCGAGTATCGGGTTTCGAGTACGACCAGCGCCGACAGAAGACCTGTGAACTAGAAACTCGGAACTCGGAACTCGAAACTAAAAGGCGGCGATCAGCTCTTTCGCGGCGCTCGTGCCGAGGCGGGTGGCGCCGGCTTCGAGCATCGCCTTCGCCTGTTCGATCGTGCGGATGCCGCCCGCGGCCTTGACACCCATATCCGGCCCCACCGTCTTGCGGAGCAAGCTCACGTCGTCCACGGTCGCGCCGCCGGAACCGAAGCCGGTGCTGGTCTTCACGAAATCGGCGGCCACATCGCGCACGATGCTGGACGCCTGCACCTTCTCGTCGTCCGTCAGCGCGGAGCACTCGATGATGACCTTGGTGATGATGCGCGGCTTGTTGTGGCGAAGGCCTTCAACGCGTGCGGCCTCGATCA includes:
- a CDS encoding PQQ-binding-like beta-propeller repeat protein — translated: MDRRFRRNVLVSGVAFFVSTMPACLASDWPQFRGGQTLSGAAPATSGTMLTPVWNVRLPSLIVGGATFGPGISASAAIATVTIGGVQRRTVFIASQNTHVYAFDAGTGNLLWEAAAGDRIESTPLVRDNVVYFVTSGGSLTALDAATGSSLWVHNSGGWQDRASPNFSGTNIICCTGYPKKDIYAVPAGFANPAPEAWHFSTLQFVYSSPAVDPATQNIYCASQDGYVYGLKPDGTALWSTPFYTNGGIFRASPAFGNGRVYITGGNYDWNLHAIDAATGSLAWDAPMRPVPDPDTLSPFDYKNAIISSAAADGNFICLAGGYCNNLGTSQLYAYRDDGATGTLLWKTPLPNRSQQYLSSPAVTPSSVIVGVAAATDPAHPTWPTGRVYVADRTTGATVWYSAGSSAYTGGPILASPAVSGDLVVVGDTSGLVSAYQAVPGGDADGDGVVTVLDAVNLMNVSSGDGIGSPMQTLRADVYPRDTVSPDALRSFGDGKITPGDVDRVLARAVGLELDLP
- a CDS encoding aldo/keto reductase family protein, which produces MKYRRLGRAGMQVSEVALGSWLTYGNAVGDDTAAQCVRTAYDLGVNFFDTANVYARGEAELVYGKVLREYPRDTIVVATKVYFPMRPGPNGSGLGRKHIREQIDASLQRLGMDYLDLYQCHRWDANTPVEETILALEDLVKAGKILYYGVSEWSAEQIEQGQNVARSRGLYGMVSNQPYYNMLGRSIEREVIPTCERHGIGQVIFSPLAQGVLTGKYRPGEPAPAGTRATDEKMSIFMRPGEGAMSDESLARVQRLAPIAARLGVSMAQMALAWILRLPNISSVIVGASRPEQVKQNAAASGITLDEATLAEIEGVLGS
- a CDS encoding alpha-amylase family glycosyl hydrolase → MAIAGIRIQTVVAAVLAIALVGARTPVDAGVMLQGFYKDVPTPNVATSDPNYRSTFWWDNLAARAHSLSTAGFTAVWLPPAIKGANGGVSMGYDPLDDYDIGSKWQHSPQNGSTRYGTRQQLQRLCALLKANNLDIYLDVVENHRDGDSGNRQFRYVDAYGHYPGGRFEKNPGDFHFNPSPLIFVPQDPNVPADWDPGDAGLEASSPFGADLAPVNSTTPNRYLWNGLNNAGDWLTKALDADGYRLDYVKGISTDWLSSFLSTGAMAGKLAFGEYYDGNLGKVQRWVNGAGGMNNRCSAFDFPLRYQLKAMCSGGGAFNMASLDHAGLVGVDPFHAVTFVENHDTDVSDPITANKMLAYSYILTNEGYPCVFYRDYSTEAGCYGLKPAVDPLIWIHEKIAYGRTQQRWKSGDVFAYERMGNEVGHDNLLVGLNDNGASAQTVAVATAFGANITLKDYTGHAPNVTTDGAGNATITIPANAGGAGYVCYARDGITGPPHAAAGPRETTQEFAGATDLDIRPAEMGVANKVASIWAQAGKPIRLELWYHTDPAWTDTTRLDVTLIDPAGATVATSSFTKAGPQGGGFTYTPPASGFCTFFIEAFDTPAADPKPVYWLKAHYTAPAVFPVEVPTALKVAGGLAKGTVDQAQFAGGAVTVAEAVRLMKLWSGLE
- the recO gene encoding DNA repair protein RecO, producing MPSPRVYRANAIVLRRINLAETDKIVTFLTRELGKVSAVAKGSRRPASRLAGATELFGYCRVLFAVGLHLDVVTQVDVREAFPGIRSSLHKIAAASYMAELTDHLTEERHPNAEVFDLLLAGLYVLSALEEPDLVVTAFTLHMMAVSGYTPSLDVCARCHGEGKAFAAFSPTMGGVVCGDCRTAARDAFTVSADAIDAARKMLASEMPRASRIEMTTQARVHLLRMVRTFLAYHTDRPLKSARFLDELLAAKALSDAGM